One genomic window of Gracilinema caldarium DSM 7334 includes the following:
- the pbpC gene encoding penicillin-binding protein 1C → MTGILLMFMLALPDPLFNVPYSPVLYDRRGKLLGAQVSLDGQWRLPSTGPINKKFSIALQVFEDHRFYMHPGIDPLAFVRAAMQNAQKGRIVSGGSTITMQVVRLMRGNRDRTMIEKVVEALLALRLEWTYSKRDILALYSAHAPFGGNVVGLEAASWRWFGHASQDLSWAEAATLAVLPNNPGLVHPGTNRSVLQKKRDALLQKLFNLRYLDRDSYFLALQEPLPGPPKPLPRLAPHLLARAVAENSLPLIESTLDGLLQKRATDTLERYVQQFSKNAVMNGACLILDTRTGEVLAYVGNVFATEEALSYGRAVDIISAPRSSGSLLKPFLYGAMLDSGELMPAELVSDIPTRIGSYNPENFTKSYLGAIPADQALARSLNIPAVRELRTYGVDRFARLLRRLGFTTLFRPGDDYGLPLVLGGAEVTLWDVTSVYAGLARRALFDTAKTAFFPPWYQSDDHKASQSEQRNILKKVVTVASEDQLLSRGAAWLTLNALSMVNRPGEDGAWELFKSSRKVAWKTGTSFGYRDAWAVGTTPEYTIGVWIGNASGEGRAELQGSLTAAVVMWELFSAMPATTWFPRPDADLVPVEVCAISGLPISQNCEASRIDYIPYNAPRKESCHFCVSIPMTIDRTNRVIITADMKDPVVYEKHFVLPPAEEYFYKRWNLTYQGLPPLKPEHQVHSDGNSVPEIAFVNPEASSAIYIPVEIDGKSGRLVCTATHRRASAILFWHLDDTYVGSTKGIHQIEIRPGPGTHILTLVDETGSSLHRSFTILSEP, encoded by the coding sequence ATGACGGGTATTCTTCTTATGTTTATGCTGGCTTTGCCAGATCCGCTCTTCAACGTACCCTATTCTCCGGTGCTTTATGATCGCAGGGGTAAGCTTCTAGGGGCACAGGTATCATTGGATGGACAGTGGAGGCTCCCTTCGACAGGGCCTATTAATAAGAAATTTAGTATTGCCCTCCAGGTATTCGAAGATCACCGTTTTTATATGCACCCAGGGATCGATCCACTGGCTTTTGTGCGGGCGGCCATGCAAAATGCGCAGAAGGGTAGGATTGTTTCTGGGGGCTCTACTATTACCATGCAGGTGGTTCGACTTATGCGGGGAAACCGCGATCGAACTATGATTGAAAAAGTGGTAGAGGCCCTACTAGCCTTACGACTGGAATGGACCTATTCAAAACGAGACATCCTTGCCTTGTATAGTGCCCATGCACCCTTTGGGGGAAATGTGGTTGGTCTTGAAGCCGCTTCTTGGCGCTGGTTTGGTCATGCATCTCAGGATTTGTCATGGGCAGAGGCAGCTACCCTGGCGGTTTTACCGAACAATCCCGGCCTCGTACACCCCGGGACCAATCGAAGTGTTTTGCAGAAAAAGCGAGATGCCCTCCTGCAGAAGCTTTTTAACCTTAGGTATCTGGATCGGGATTCCTATTTCCTCGCTTTGCAGGAACCCTTGCCAGGTCCACCAAAACCACTGCCCCGTCTTGCTCCCCATCTACTAGCCCGGGCGGTAGCAGAAAATAGTTTGCCCCTTATAGAAAGCACCTTGGATGGTCTGCTTCAAAAGCGGGCTACGGATACTCTGGAACGGTATGTTCAGCAATTTTCCAAAAATGCGGTGATGAATGGAGCCTGTCTCATCCTGGATACTAGAACCGGCGAAGTACTTGCTTATGTAGGGAATGTGTTTGCGACTGAGGAAGCCCTTTCCTATGGCCGTGCTGTGGATATTATTAGTGCTCCTCGTAGTTCCGGCAGCTTGTTAAAACCCTTTCTGTATGGGGCTATGCTCGATTCTGGGGAATTAATGCCCGCTGAACTCGTCAGTGATATACCTACGCGAATAGGCAGCTATAATCCTGAGAATTTTACTAAAAGCTATCTCGGTGCAATCCCGGCGGACCAGGCCCTGGCCCGTTCTCTAAATATACCCGCGGTAAGAGAATTGCGAACCTATGGTGTAGACAGGTTTGCCCGGCTCCTGAGGCGTTTGGGCTTTACAACCCTCTTTAGACCGGGGGATGACTATGGATTGCCCCTTGTACTAGGCGGTGCAGAGGTTACACTGTGGGATGTTACCTCGGTGTATGCGGGCCTGGCCCGCCGGGCGCTTTTTGATACAGCCAAAACAGCTTTTTTCCCCCCTTGGTATCAATCTGATGATCATAAAGCCTCTCAATCTGAACAGCGAAACATCCTGAAAAAGGTTGTTACAGTAGCCTCAGAGGATCAATTGCTTTCTCGGGGAGCCGCTTGGCTGACACTGAATGCTCTTTCCATGGTGAATCGTCCTGGTGAAGATGGAGCTTGGGAACTCTTTAAAAGTTCCCGAAAAGTTGCCTGGAAAACTGGAACTAGTTTTGGATACAGAGATGCCTGGGCAGTTGGAACGACTCCTGAGTATACCATTGGTGTCTGGATCGGTAATGCATCCGGTGAAGGGCGGGCTGAACTACAGGGTTCCCTTACCGCCGCTGTGGTTATGTGGGAACTTTTTTCTGCTATGCCGGCAACCACCTGGTTTCCCCGGCCCGATGCAGATCTCGTTCCTGTTGAGGTCTGTGCTATATCTGGGTTGCCGATAAGCCAAAACTGTGAAGCTTCTCGGATCGATTACATCCCCTATAATGCCCCAAGGAAAGAAAGCTGTCATTTTTGTGTTAGCATACCAATGACTATTGATCGAACTAATCGGGTCATAATTACTGCAGATATGAAAGATCCAGTTGTTTATGAAAAACATTTTGTTTTACCACCAGCAGAAGAATATTTCTACAAGCGATGGAATCTGACCTACCAGGGGCTTCCGCCACTAAAACCGGAACACCAGGTACATTCCGATGGAAATTCGGTGCCTGAGATTGCTTTTGTAAATCCAGAAGCTAGCAGTGCAATCTATATTCCTGTAGAAATAGATGGAAAGTCTGGCCGGCTCGTATGTACCGCCACTCATCGACGAGCCAGCGCAATACTTTTCTGGCATCTTGATGATACCTATGTAGGTTCTACAAAGGGAATTCATCAAATTGAAATTCGTCCAGGTCCAGGGACGCATATACTTACGTTGGTAGATGAAACAGGATCTTCTCTACATCGGAGTTTCACTATACTCAGTGAGCCCTAG
- a CDS encoding AMP-binding protein has protein sequence MVRLERRTLTELVQASSLRFAKRTVFSLFSEGTLSNLVTYEDFGKLSTGVASVLQQLGLKKGDRVMLLSENRPEWPISYFGISLAGTVIVPILTDFIAEHIGTIARHAEISAVCATEKTLAKIKIAGISEDIPLLRIDEMDSQGIMVSIKGQEVKMEFKPLIPYKAQEDEVATIIYTSGTTGSSKGVMLSHRNLIFEAQACRSIIKIYPRDRFLSVLPLAHTYECTIGMLIAVLNGASTTYLGKAPTPAILMPALELIRPTIMLTVPLIIEKTYRTKIKPSLETHPLYKIPLTKPLAIKVAGTKLIGSFGGAIRFFGIGGAALAADVEDFLQRAGFPYAIGYGLTETAPLLAGAPPFKSVLRSTGPALKGVELRIVDQNGHIVGGAGAPKDAPEHAEGEIQARGPNVMLGYYKDPEKTAEVFTSDGWFKTGDLGSMDKKGRLFIRGRLKAMILGPSGENIYPEEIESILNSSGYVEDSLVYATEKGELVALVVLSEKAKTMFAATSDILHEAGKTLETTAHNVGQATQHAAQGTIQGIQHLLQELKNTTNKRLAGFSRIHRVELQDEPFEKTATQKIKRFLYPKKKS, from the coding sequence ATGGTACGTTTAGAGCGCAGGACCTTAACTGAATTGGTGCAGGCATCATCATTACGTTTTGCTAAAAGAACAGTATTTTCCCTTTTTTCAGAAGGAACTTTATCAAATCTAGTCACTTATGAAGATTTTGGAAAGCTCAGTACTGGAGTTGCTAGTGTTTTACAACAACTGGGTCTTAAAAAAGGCGACAGGGTTATGCTTCTTTCGGAAAATCGTCCAGAATGGCCAATAAGTTACTTCGGTATTTCCCTGGCAGGAACTGTTATTGTACCAATCCTTACTGATTTTATTGCTGAACATATAGGAACAATTGCTCGACATGCAGAGATTTCTGCAGTGTGTGCCACCGAAAAAACCCTTGCTAAGATTAAAATCGCAGGTATTTCTGAGGATATTCCTCTTCTTCGGATTGATGAAATGGACAGCCAGGGTATCATGGTTTCTATTAAGGGGCAGGAGGTTAAAATGGAATTCAAGCCCCTTATTCCTTATAAGGCACAGGAAGATGAGGTTGCCACTATCATTTATACCTCTGGAACAACTGGCAGCAGTAAAGGGGTCATGCTCAGCCATCGGAATCTGATATTTGAAGCCCAGGCATGCCGAAGCATTATAAAGATTTACCCTCGGGATAGGTTCCTTTCGGTATTACCCCTAGCCCATACTTATGAATGTACGATAGGTATGCTTATTGCGGTTCTTAATGGTGCAAGCACCACCTATCTTGGAAAAGCTCCCACACCAGCTATTTTGATGCCAGCCTTAGAATTAATACGACCAACTATTATGCTCACGGTTCCGCTCATTATTGAAAAAACCTATCGTACCAAGATAAAACCTTCCCTGGAAACCCATCCCCTTTATAAAATACCCCTAACCAAACCTCTCGCAATAAAGGTTGCCGGAACTAAGTTAATTGGTTCTTTTGGAGGAGCCATACGATTTTTCGGTATTGGAGGTGCAGCCTTGGCAGCGGATGTAGAAGATTTTTTACAGCGAGCAGGCTTTCCTTATGCAATCGGTTATGGTCTAACCGAGACTGCCCCCCTTTTGGCAGGAGCACCACCTTTTAAGTCGGTGCTTCGTTCCACCGGTCCTGCCCTTAAAGGGGTAGAGCTGCGCATTGTGGATCAGAATGGGCATATTGTTGGAGGAGCGGGGGCTCCCAAAGATGCACCAGAACACGCAGAAGGAGAAATTCAGGCCAGAGGACCTAATGTCATGTTAGGGTATTACAAGGATCCGGAAAAGACCGCTGAGGTCTTTACCAGTGATGGATGGTTCAAAACAGGCGATCTGGGCAGTATGGATAAAAAGGGCAGACTCTTTATCCGGGGGCGTCTCAAGGCTATGATACTTGGTCCTTCGGGAGAAAATATCTATCCAGAAGAGATCGAAAGTATATTAAATAGTTCAGGTTACGTGGAAGACTCTCTAGTATATGCCACTGAAAAGGGAGAGCTGGTAGCCCTGGTAGTTTTAAGCGAGAAGGCTAAAACCATGTTTGCCGCCACTTCTGATATACTACATGAGGCAGGAAAAACCCTTGAAACAACAGCCCATAATGTCGGACAAGCAACTCAGCATGCTGCCCAGGGAACGATACAGGGGATCCAACATCTCTTACAAGAATTAAAAAATACTACAAATAAACGGCTCGCAGGCTTTTCCAGAATTCATCGGGTAGAGCTTCAGGATGAACCTTTTGAAAAGACCGCTACACAAAAAATAAAGCGGTTCCTTTATCCGAAAAAGAAATCCTAA
- the aroE gene encoding shikimate dehydrogenase, translating into MAKVCLCLTGKTIVKDLELVDRYRAYIDVVELRVDFLDPDERFYIRRFPALAGIPTILTVRRKIDGGNFKEGEGARIVLLAAGLAFADTDQRRNFAYVDLEEDLDVPSLEEAARTFGTKIIRSYHNFHGVDENLEQKLRSLRRTGDEIAKVAVMPHNYDDVARLFKVADSTKDMEKILIAMGPHGVSTRILAERLGSHLSFTSPIAEIESDSEIQVAGPGQLDPRTLVDTYRFRSLNHKTKVYGIIGYPLSATASPQIHNEGYSRLKMNAVYIPFPVQDLSSFFNLAETLNIQGLSVTIPHKEAVLTYCSQRSPEVDRIGSCNTLVRAPQGWAAYNTDAQGFSDSLLEFIGKPNLLFKRVTIIGAGGVAKAVASEIHRLKGRALVLNRTPLRAKEIAEPLNFAWAGLDARGIELIDHYRDIIIQTTSVGMEPNIDEDPIELYKFRGKEVVMDLIYKPEETKLLKRAAKAGCKTLNGYDMLLRQAKLQFSLFTGQEYPL; encoded by the coding sequence GTGGCAAAGGTCTGTTTATGTCTTACTGGCAAAACCATCGTAAAGGATCTTGAACTTGTAGATCGTTATCGAGCCTATATTGATGTAGTTGAACTGCGGGTCGATTTCCTTGATCCTGATGAACGATTTTACATACGAAGATTTCCTGCTTTAGCAGGAATTCCTACCATTCTTACGGTTCGTCGAAAGATAGATGGTGGAAATTTTAAAGAAGGAGAAGGTGCCCGAATTGTTCTTTTGGCTGCTGGTCTTGCCTTTGCTGATACGGACCAGCGCCGGAATTTTGCCTATGTAGATCTTGAAGAAGATCTAGATGTTCCCAGTCTTGAAGAAGCTGCAAGAACCTTTGGGACTAAGATTATCCGATCCTATCATAATTTTCATGGGGTTGATGAAAACCTGGAACAGAAATTACGCAGTTTACGCAGAACCGGTGATGAAATTGCTAAGGTCGCAGTAATGCCTCACAATTATGATGATGTGGCTCGCCTTTTTAAAGTTGCTGACTCAACTAAAGATATGGAGAAAATTCTTATTGCCATGGGTCCCCATGGAGTAAGTACCAGAATTCTAGCTGAACGACTGGGCTCCCACCTCAGTTTTACTAGTCCCATCGCTGAGATCGAATCTGATTCGGAGATCCAGGTTGCTGGTCCTGGACAGCTAGATCCAAGGACGCTGGTAGATACCTATCGCTTCCGTTCACTTAATCATAAGACAAAAGTTTATGGTATCATTGGATATCCTCTTTCAGCTACAGCAAGTCCACAGATCCATAATGAGGGCTACAGCAGATTAAAAATGAATGCAGTGTATATTCCATTTCCTGTTCAAGATTTATCATCTTTTTTTAATCTTGCTGAGACTCTCAATATTCAAGGACTGTCGGTAACCATTCCCCACAAAGAAGCTGTGTTGACCTATTGTTCCCAACGTTCGCCAGAGGTAGATCGAATTGGTTCCTGCAATACCTTGGTTCGTGCCCCTCAGGGTTGGGCTGCTTATAATACCGATGCCCAAGGATTTTCTGATTCCCTTTTAGAATTTATCGGGAAACCAAATCTTCTTTTTAAACGGGTAACCATAATTGGTGCTGGTGGTGTTGCTAAAGCGGTAGCTTCTGAAATTCACCGTCTTAAAGGCCGGGCGCTCGTTCTGAACAGGACTCCCCTTCGGGCAAAGGAAATTGCCGAACCCCTTAATTTCGCATGGGCCGGCCTGGATGCCCGGGGCATCGAGCTTATCGATCACTATCGGGATATCATCATCCAAACCACATCGGTAGGGATGGAGCCAAACATCGATGAAGACCCCATAGAATTATATAAGTTCAGGGGTAAAGAAGTGGTCATGGACCTGATTTACAAACCAGAGGAAACGAAACTGCTGAAACGGGCCGCCAAGGCGGGCTGTAAAACCCTGAATGGCTATGACATGCTCCTGCGGCAGGCGAAACTGCAGTTTTCACTCTTTACGGGTCAGGAATACCCACTCTAA
- the def gene encoding peptide deformylase, translating into MEIITLGNDVLRQKALPIQDIDGQVKALAQEMIETMHRGRGIGLAGPQVGLLQRIFVVQVDGDSPRVFINPTIIGTSSEIVQYEEGCLSIPGLYADVTRPEKVTIQAWNERGRPFTLDADGLLARVIQHEYDHLEGVLFIDRLTEPKRNRLLKLYDKKMRA; encoded by the coding sequence ATGGAAATAATTACGCTAGGAAATGATGTATTACGCCAAAAAGCGCTGCCAATTCAGGATATAGATGGTCAGGTCAAAGCGCTGGCTCAGGAAATGATCGAAACTATGCACCGAGGTAGAGGTATCGGCCTTGCGGGACCCCAGGTAGGACTTTTGCAGCGGATATTTGTGGTTCAGGTTGATGGAGATAGCCCGCGGGTGTTCATCAATCCAACTATTATTGGGACTTCTTCTGAAATTGTTCAATATGAAGAGGGGTGTCTCTCAATTCCGGGGCTCTATGCGGATGTTACGCGGCCGGAGAAGGTAACCATTCAGGCCTGGAATGAACGAGGGCGTCCCTTTACCCTTGATGCGGATGGGCTTTTAGCCCGGGTGATCCAGCATGAATATGATCACCTGGAGGGGGTTCTTTTTATAGATCGACTTACAGAACCGAAACGGAATCGGCTCTTAAAACTCTATGATAAAAAAATGCGGGCCTAA
- a CDS encoding PASTA domain-containing protein, with product MRFFNRFDIDIDFDAIETYVSNHLRFFITATIAILVFVSLIAMTVFILTIRGAEQTMVPNVKGKELTIALLEMQAKELYPKIQLRYSDNPADKGTILEQDPGPGAIVKAGRRIKLVVSRGMVVDKIENYIGQNLDDVKMHLQTLFSASNRALVSLREPPLYKYSTQPAGTILEQKPEPGADIDGPIRLEFVVSRGPENAMIKIPDLVGLPIQDALDRIRQSGVWFVCSIRPVQNRETPGTVVSQLPAGQAVVAANTRLDLVVAAPTKVPNNEVFGLFTQTLPEYPYPLEVKLEALLPTGERRKILTINHPGGAFTVPYQVPKGTVLILSVLNRELVREEVSGD from the coding sequence ATGCGCTTTTTCAATCGATTTGACATCGATATAGATTTTGATGCAATAGAAACCTATGTTAGTAATCATCTTCGGTTTTTTATTACCGCTACTATTGCCATATTGGTGTTTGTCTCCCTTATTGCGATGACAGTTTTTATACTGACTATCCGGGGTGCAGAACAGACTATGGTACCTAACGTGAAAGGTAAAGAATTAACCATAGCTTTACTAGAGATGCAGGCAAAGGAGTTATACCCTAAAATACAATTACGATATTCCGATAATCCAGCAGATAAGGGAACTATCCTTGAACAAGATCCGGGGCCAGGGGCGATTGTTAAAGCTGGTCGTAGAATAAAACTTGTAGTCAGTCGTGGTATGGTAGTTGATAAAATTGAGAATTACATCGGACAGAATTTGGATGATGTAAAGATGCACCTGCAAACCCTTTTTTCTGCTTCGAACCGAGCTTTGGTAAGTTTACGGGAACCGCCGCTTTATAAATATTCTACTCAGCCTGCCGGCACTATTCTTGAACAAAAACCTGAACCTGGTGCCGATATAGATGGTCCAATTCGTCTCGAATTTGTTGTAAGTCGTGGTCCGGAAAACGCTATGATTAAAATTCCTGATCTGGTGGGACTTCCCATTCAGGATGCGTTGGATAGAATACGTCAATCTGGTGTTTGGTTTGTCTGCTCGATCCGACCAGTACAAAATCGGGAAACTCCTGGAACTGTGGTTTCCCAGTTACCGGCAGGACAGGCTGTGGTCGCTGCCAATACTCGGTTAGATTTAGTCGTTGCAGCACCAACAAAGGTCCCCAATAATGAAGTCTTTGGACTCTTTACTCAAACACTTCCAGAATATCCCTATCCGTTAGAAGTGAAACTTGAAGCACTGCTTCCTACAGGAGAACGGAGAAAGATTCTGACCATAAACCACCCAGGGGGGGCCTTTACAGTTCCCTACCAGGTCCCCAAAGGAACTGTATTAATTTTGTCGGTACTTAACCGGGAATTGGTACGGGAAGAGGTATCCGGAGACTAG
- the fmt gene encoding methionyl-tRNA formyltransferase has translation MRIVFAGSPEIAVPSLEALIAEQIASGEIKVVGVLTNPDSRKGRKGPLEPTEVGAAATRLQDMLREKSLQSFLILKPEKLDASVRDQIANLKPDILVSFAYGKIFGPKFLSLFPKGGINIHPSLLPKYRGATPIPAAILNRDRETGITIQTLALQMDSGDILIQDHIELSGRETTESLSRWAAQRGAELLPPVLRGIAEGTIQSTPQDEAKATYCSIISKEDGWISWSASALEIDAKIRAYTPWPLCATKHAGQVLYILEAFPLCNPDTCTTRFFSKQEPPGTVLGIDKKAGILIQTGKGLLVVQRLQYATKKALDWVNFLNGAKQFIGSKLE, from the coding sequence ATGCGGATTGTATTTGCTGGAAGTCCTGAGATTGCGGTTCCTTCCCTCGAGGCACTGATCGCTGAACAGATCGCTTCTGGAGAGATAAAAGTTGTGGGTGTTTTGACCAATCCGGACAGCAGGAAAGGCCGAAAGGGCCCCCTTGAACCTACCGAAGTAGGCGCTGCTGCGACACGTTTGCAGGACATGCTGCGTGAAAAGTCATTGCAATCCTTTCTTATTCTTAAACCTGAAAAACTGGATGCTTCTGTTCGGGACCAGATTGCAAATCTCAAACCGGATATCCTTGTTTCCTTTGCCTATGGTAAAATCTTTGGCCCCAAATTTCTAAGTCTTTTCCCGAAGGGTGGGATTAACATTCATCCTTCTTTGTTACCGAAATACCGTGGAGCTACCCCAATTCCGGCAGCTATTTTGAACCGGGACCGCGAAACCGGCATCACCATACAGACTTTGGCGCTTCAGATGGATTCAGGGGATATACTTATACAGGACCATATCGAATTATCAGGGCGGGAAACTACTGAATCATTGAGCCGATGGGCTGCTCAGCGAGGAGCGGAACTGCTTCCACCGGTTCTTCGAGGAATTGCCGAAGGTACAATACAAAGCACGCCACAGGATGAAGCAAAAGCAACTTACTGTTCCATTATTTCTAAGGAAGATGGTTGGATTTCCTGGTCCGCCAGTGCCCTTGAAATTGATGCTAAAATCAGAGCTTACACACCTTGGCCTCTTTGTGCTACAAAACATGCAGGTCAAGTGCTCTATATACTTGAAGCTTTTCCTCTCTGTAATCCTGATACATGCACAACAAGGTTTTTTTCAAAACAAGAGCCTCCAGGTACTGTTCTAGGCATAGACAAAAAGGCGGGTATATTGATACAAACAGGGAAGGGTCTGCTTGTTGTTCAGCGACTCCAATATGCCACAAAGAAAGCCCTCGATTGGGTCAACTTTTTAAATGGTGCAAAACAATTTATAGGTTCCAAACTGGAATAA